The following are from one region of the Halogeometricum sp. S3BR5-2 genome:
- a CDS encoding TlpA family protein disulfide reductase, whose amino-acid sequence MRRRQLLAGLGGLGVVGGAGYVALNGVGPADGLPLTVRTLDAPGSTAGERTLPVPDTPTVLDLFATWCAPCTEQMESLTALHREFGDRVAFASVTNERFGGGLSAADVREWWVDHDGAWTLGHDPESDLMGELGAGGLPFLAVADADGTVTWTHRGLAAESALREEIRAVL is encoded by the coding sequence ATGAGACGACGCCAACTCCTCGCGGGTCTCGGCGGCCTCGGCGTCGTCGGCGGTGCGGGGTACGTCGCCCTGAACGGGGTCGGACCCGCCGACGGACTCCCACTCACCGTCCGGACGCTCGACGCGCCGGGGTCGACGGCCGGAGAGCGGACGCTCCCCGTCCCGGACACCCCGACGGTGCTCGACCTGTTCGCCACGTGGTGCGCGCCGTGCACCGAGCAGATGGAGTCGCTGACGGCGCTCCACCGGGAGTTCGGCGACCGCGTCGCGTTCGCCTCGGTGACGAACGAGCGGTTCGGCGGCGGCCTCTCGGCCGCCGACGTGCGCGAGTGGTGGGTCGACCACGACGGCGCGTGGACTCTCGGGCACGACCCCGAGAGCGACCTGATGGGCGAGTTGGGGGCCGGCGGCCTCCCCTTCCTCGCCGTCGCCGACGCCGACGGGACCGTGACGTGGACGCACCGCGGACTCGCCGCGGAGTCGGCGCTGCGCGAGGAGATTCGGGCGGTGCTGTGA
- a CDS encoding aldo/keto reductase, with the protein MEYTTLGDTGMEVSKVCLGCMSFGTSDWREWVLDEEEGKELVDRAIELGINFFDTANVYSEGESERILGEALNEYDRDEQVVATKVYGQMDEENPNSGGLSRKAIEQELDNSLDRLGMDTVDLYQIHRWDYDTPIEQTMRALDDAVRRGKTRYVGASSMWAHQFADALHTSERLGLERFATMQNHYNPLYREEEREMLPLCQQEGVGVIPWSPLARGVAARPHEEARSTARGETDDYAREHPYLEGGGEAVNEHIQELAEEKDVKMAQIAMAWQFGKDWVDAPIVGTTSVEHLEDAVEALDIDLSDSDMEYLEEPYEPVRVSGHE; encoded by the coding sequence ATGGAGTACACGACGCTCGGCGACACCGGGATGGAAGTGTCGAAGGTCTGTCTCGGCTGTATGAGCTTCGGGACGAGTGACTGGCGCGAGTGGGTGCTGGACGAAGAGGAGGGTAAGGAGTTGGTCGACCGGGCCATCGAACTCGGAATCAACTTCTTCGACACCGCGAACGTCTACTCGGAGGGGGAGAGCGAGAGAATCCTCGGCGAGGCGCTGAACGAGTACGACCGCGACGAGCAGGTGGTCGCGACGAAGGTGTACGGACAGATGGACGAGGAGAACCCGAACTCGGGCGGCCTCTCGCGGAAGGCCATCGAGCAGGAGTTGGACAACTCGCTGGACAGACTCGGGATGGACACCGTCGACCTCTATCAGATTCACCGTTGGGACTACGACACGCCCATCGAGCAAACGATGCGGGCGCTGGACGACGCCGTCCGGCGGGGAAAGACCCGGTACGTGGGCGCCTCCTCGATGTGGGCCCACCAGTTCGCCGACGCGCTTCACACCAGCGAGCGATTGGGACTGGAGCGCTTCGCGACGATGCAGAACCACTACAATCCGCTCTACCGCGAGGAGGAACGCGAGATGCTGCCGCTCTGTCAGCAGGAGGGCGTCGGCGTCATCCCGTGGAGTCCGCTGGCGCGCGGCGTCGCCGCTCGTCCGCACGAGGAGGCGCGCTCGACCGCCCGCGGCGAAACCGACGACTACGCGCGCGAACACCCCTACCTCGAAGGCGGCGGCGAGGCGGTCAACGAGCACATCCAGGAACTCGCAGAGGAAAAGGACGTGAAGATGGCGCAGATAGCGATGGCGTGGCAGTTCGGGAAGGACTGGGTCGACGCGCCCATCGTCGGCACGACGAGCGTCGAACACCTCGAAGACGCCGTCGAGGCGCTCGATATCGACCTCTCGGACTCCGATATGGAGTACCTCGAAGAGCCGTACGAACCGGTCCGCGTCAGCGGCCACGAGTAG
- a CDS encoding SCO family protein: MDRRSFLGAAGVAGASSLAGCVGGSIPGLGDANPNVALGEPDREEGLESSDLPYPAWGQRVPDVTVPYGLSEGSVAVRDIDGPHFHTFFFTNCMTVCPVLISALREVQVHSVNEGYADEVSFYPISFDPARDDAAAFREEADQMNVDTDAGNWQFLRPDGESEARRIVDDEFGVFFQRQANGDGPYMFAHTSVVLLVNGEGYVERAYRGTQPDEGTMIDDLKRVRRASE, from the coding sequence ATGGACCGACGGTCTTTCCTCGGCGCGGCGGGGGTCGCGGGAGCGAGTAGCCTGGCGGGGTGCGTCGGCGGGTCGATACCGGGCCTCGGCGACGCGAATCCGAACGTCGCCCTCGGCGAACCCGACCGGGAGGAGGGGTTGGAGAGTTCGGACCTGCCGTATCCGGCGTGGGGCCAACGCGTCCCGGACGTAACGGTCCCCTACGGGCTCTCGGAAGGGAGCGTCGCCGTGCGCGACATCGACGGGCCGCACTTTCACACGTTCTTCTTCACGAACTGCATGACGGTGTGTCCGGTGCTCATCAGCGCCCTCCGGGAGGTGCAGGTGCACTCGGTGAACGAGGGGTACGCCGACGAGGTGTCGTTCTACCCAATCTCGTTCGACCCGGCGCGCGACGACGCCGCGGCTTTTCGAGAAGAGGCCGACCAGATGAACGTCGACACCGACGCGGGCAACTGGCAGTTCCTCCGGCCCGACGGCGAGAGCGAGGCGCGGCGCATCGTCGACGACGAGTTCGGCGTCTTCTTCCAGAGGCAGGCGAACGGCGACGGTCCGTACATGTTCGCGCACACGAGCGTCGTCCTCCTCGTGAACGGCGAGGGCTACGTCGAACGCGCCTACCGGGGCACCCAACCCGACGAGGGGACGATGATAGACGACCTGAAGCGGGTCCGGCGCGCCTCCGAGTGA
- a CDS encoding DUF7405 family protein produces MFERGASRREFMKAAVAVGGATALAACTSRAEEPIPTGTDDPSSLPARQHAWNDSLPEDDAGNVVLPRHQVLLYLTLDGRPSAGDRQTVEAALSTLDRAYERSNEGLVYSIAYSPRYFSRYDASLPENVDLPEPRALSSFETPEFDRQDALVHLASDRPDALLGAEEALKGEAETVNGESVESALTDAFSVADRRTGFVGAGMPAERQGDLNGIPDSGPVPEQSPLFMGFKAGFAKNQASEDYVTIDEGPFAGATTKTVANIRQRLDDWYGEQDFEERVMEMFSPEHAEQNLVEGVGENLGDDSGIEAMLDSLPEDAREFGRVGHAQKAARANRDEEGNVKLLRRHFESTDDGEASLHFPSLQRGISDFEAVREAMNGSDLTDVPTIRQRVNNGILEYIFVQRRGNFLVPPRALRALPTPAGEVPGVE; encoded by the coding sequence ATGTTCGAGCGTGGCGCGTCGCGCCGGGAGTTCATGAAGGCCGCCGTCGCCGTCGGCGGCGCCACGGCCCTCGCCGCGTGCACCTCGCGCGCCGAGGAGCCGATTCCGACGGGGACCGACGACCCCTCCTCGCTCCCGGCCCGACAGCACGCGTGGAACGACTCGCTCCCCGAGGACGACGCCGGCAACGTCGTCCTCCCGCGCCATCAGGTCCTCCTCTACTTGACCCTCGACGGCCGGCCGAGCGCCGGCGACCGGCAGACGGTCGAGGCGGCGCTCTCGACGCTGGACCGGGCGTACGAGCGGAGCAACGAGGGTCTCGTGTACTCCATCGCGTACTCGCCGCGGTACTTCTCGCGGTACGACGCCTCCCTCCCGGAGAACGTCGACCTGCCCGAACCGCGGGCGCTCTCGTCGTTCGAGACGCCCGAGTTCGACCGGCAGGACGCCCTCGTCCACCTCGCCTCGGACCGCCCGGACGCCCTCCTCGGCGCCGAAGAGGCGCTGAAAGGCGAGGCGGAGACGGTCAACGGCGAATCGGTCGAGTCGGCCCTGACGGACGCCTTCTCGGTCGCCGACCGGCGCACCGGGTTCGTCGGCGCGGGGATGCCCGCCGAGCGACAGGGCGACCTGAACGGCATCCCCGACTCCGGCCCCGTTCCGGAGCAGTCGCCCCTGTTCATGGGGTTCAAGGCGGGGTTCGCGAAGAACCAGGCGAGCGAGGACTACGTCACCATCGACGAGGGGCCGTTCGCCGGCGCGACGACGAAGACGGTGGCGAACATCCGCCAGCGACTCGACGACTGGTACGGCGAGCAGGACTTCGAAGAGCGCGTGATGGAGATGTTCTCCCCGGAGCACGCGGAGCAGAACCTCGTCGAGGGCGTCGGCGAGAACCTCGGCGACGACAGCGGCATCGAGGCGATGCTCGACTCCCTCCCCGAGGACGCGCGGGAGTTCGGCCGCGTCGGTCACGCCCAGAAGGCCGCGCGCGCGAACCGCGACGAGGAGGGGAACGTCAAACTGCTCCGCCGGCACTTCGAGTCGACCGACGACGGCGAGGCGAGCCTGCACTTCCCCAGCCTCCAGCGCGGAATCTCCGACTTCGAGGCGGTCCGGGAGGCGATGAACGGGTCGGACCTCACCGACGTTCCGACCATCCGCCAGCGGGTGAACAACGGTATTTTAGAGTATATCTTCGTCCAACGGCGCGGCAACTTCCTCGTCCCGCCCCGGGCGTTGCGAGCGCTGCCGACGCCGGCGGGCGAGGTGCCGGGCGTCGAGTAG
- a CDS encoding NUDIX hydrolase codes for MVVSDLWFLAEEASQRAEQARQRLRERYSGYLDDRCDRRVSRRRFRTLARRVKRTGAPYGAQTIVSRGGGDGDENGADEVLLVRHEGADLWVLPGGEVRRGETYRETAVRELREEAGIGADYRGLAVVERVDIRCSECETWGVLPVFAATAEGATPRARDPDGEISAARWFPFEDLPADTRDRSDLLAWRDRTAP; via the coding sequence ATGGTCGTAAGCGACCTCTGGTTCCTGGCCGAGGAGGCGAGTCAGCGCGCCGAACAGGCCCGCCAGCGCCTCCGCGAACGGTATTCGGGTTACCTCGACGACCGCTGCGACCGCCGGGTCTCCCGGCGACGGTTCCGGACGCTGGCGCGTCGGGTGAAGCGCACGGGCGCCCCGTACGGCGCGCAGACCATCGTCTCCCGCGGGGGCGGGGACGGGGACGAGAATGGGGCCGACGAGGTGCTCCTCGTCCGTCACGAGGGGGCGGACCTGTGGGTCCTCCCCGGCGGCGAGGTGCGCAGAGGGGAGACGTACCGCGAGACGGCGGTCCGCGAACTCCGCGAGGAGGCCGGAATCGGGGCCGACTACCGCGGCCTCGCCGTCGTCGAACGCGTCGACATCCGCTGTTCGGAGTGCGAGACGTGGGGCGTGCTCCCCGTGTTCGCCGCCACCGCCGAGGGGGCGACCCCGCGGGCGCGCGACCCCGACGGCGAGATATCCGCCGCCCGCTGGTTCCCCTTCGAGGACCTGCCCGCCGACACCCGGGACCGGTCGGACCTCCTCGCGTGGCGCGACCGGACGGCCCCCTGA
- a CDS encoding DUF1918 domain-containing protein — protein MEFDEGDAVVLHDKHSEFDGQVGKITQVVETMFGDETYVVSFDEGQEVGISSDQLDEADEDEADVDADEE, from the coding sequence ATGGAATTCGACGAAGGCGACGCCGTCGTCCTGCACGACAAACACAGCGAGTTCGACGGACAGGTCGGCAAGATCACGCAGGTCGTAGAGACGATGTTCGGCGACGAGACGTACGTCGTCAGCTTCGACGAGGGACAGGAGGTCGGCATCTCGTCCGACCAACTCGACGAGGCCGACGAGGACGAAGCCGACGTCGACGCCGACGAGGAATAA
- a CDS encoding CBS domain-containing protein — protein sequence MQVRQIMSSPVVTVDAGATLRDAVGEMLERGVGSVIVVDAGPVGIVTRTDALREAYRGDGSLSTVPVSRAMSRDLVTTTGKASVTSAVEEMKRRGVKRLPVRDGVELVGVVTVTDVAEHQPQAVNEVRRHLGSGGWRG from the coding sequence ATGCAGGTCCGCCAGATAATGAGTTCGCCCGTGGTGACCGTCGACGCCGGGGCGACCCTCCGCGACGCCGTCGGCGAGATGCTGGAGCGCGGGGTGGGGAGCGTCATCGTCGTCGACGCGGGACCGGTCGGCATCGTCACCCGCACGGACGCCCTCCGCGAGGCGTACCGCGGCGACGGGTCGCTCTCGACCGTTCCGGTCTCCAGAGCGATGAGCCGCGACCTCGTCACGACGACGGGGAAGGCGAGCGTCACGAGCGCCGTCGAGGAGATGAAGCGGCGCGGGGTGAAGCGACTGCCCGTCCGCGACGGCGTCGAACTCGTCGGCGTCGTCACGGTGACCGACGTCGCCGAACACCAACCGCAGGCCGTCAACGAAGTTCGGAGACACCTCGGGAGCGGCGGCTGGCGGGGGTAG
- a CDS encoding bacterio-opsin activator domain-containing protein gives MSVVAQFVVPTDSFALSEAAAAHPEAVLEAERLATHSPEWALPFLWASGPDLAAFAESMRADPTVDGVECIEDAGRERLYRVEWSDGVLELISEMINRHAVVSEAVLRGGEWRLTVRFSRDEQVSAFRDHFERRGRTFDVERIYHPTAPRGSVHGLTRQQRETLRTASREGYFEIPRRLSMQELAEKLGLSSNAVSQRIRRGTGNLVRNTLTVGPDDERADDSRG, from the coding sequence ATGAGCGTCGTCGCGCAGTTCGTCGTCCCGACCGACTCGTTCGCGCTCAGCGAGGCGGCCGCCGCCCACCCGGAGGCCGTCCTCGAGGCCGAACGGCTGGCCACCCACAGTCCGGAGTGGGCGCTGCCGTTCCTCTGGGCGTCCGGCCCGGACCTCGCGGCGTTCGCGGAGTCGATGCGCGCGGACCCGACCGTCGACGGCGTCGAGTGCATCGAGGACGCGGGGCGCGAACGCCTCTACCGGGTGGAGTGGAGCGACGGCGTGCTGGAACTCATCTCCGAGATGATAAACAGGCACGCCGTCGTCTCCGAGGCCGTCCTGCGCGGGGGCGAGTGGCGCCTCACCGTTCGGTTCTCCCGGGACGAACAGGTCTCGGCGTTCCGAGACCACTTCGAGCGTCGGGGGCGGACGTTCGACGTCGAGCGCATCTACCACCCGACGGCCCCGCGGGGGAGCGTCCACGGACTCACGCGCCAGCAGCGCGAGACGCTGCGGACCGCCAGCCGGGAGGGTTACTTCGAGATTCCGCGCCGACTCTCGATGCAGGAGTTGGCCGAGAAACTCGGCCTCTCCTCGAACGCCGTCTCGCAGCGGATTCGCCGGGGCACCGGCAACCTCGTCCGGAACACGCTGACCGTCGGTCCGGACGACGAGCGAGCGGACGACTCGCGGGGGTAA
- a CDS encoding thioredoxin domain-containing protein, translating to MRTTRRAYLAAAGGAVAATAGCLGGSGTAGMADLSCDVGQLDQVNSLPRPSLGPDDAPVTVDAYEDYACPHCATYSLNVFPKIRENYIDGGDVRYRFFDFPLPVSEQWSWGGAVAARAVQDRADAEAFFEYGKTLFERQDELTSDGFSVVHDAAEEFDVNGCEVAASVDQETYRPVVESDRERAVDAGYQSTPTIVVNGETAADPSWETVRRTIDGHLKSASKS from the coding sequence ATGCGAACGACCCGACGAGCGTACCTCGCCGCCGCCGGCGGCGCCGTCGCCGCCACCGCCGGCTGCCTCGGCGGGAGCGGCACCGCCGGGATGGCCGACCTCTCCTGCGACGTCGGCCAACTCGACCAGGTGAACTCCCTCCCCCGTCCGTCGCTCGGCCCCGACGACGCCCCGGTCACCGTCGACGCCTACGAGGACTACGCCTGCCCCCACTGCGCCACCTACAGCCTGAACGTGTTCCCGAAGATACGGGAGAACTACATCGACGGCGGCGACGTCCGCTACCGCTTCTTCGACTTCCCGCTCCCGGTGAGCGAGCAGTGGTCGTGGGGCGGCGCCGTCGCCGCCCGCGCCGTGCAGGACCGCGCGGACGCGGAGGCGTTCTTCGAGTACGGCAAGACGCTCTTCGAGCGGCAGGACGAACTCACGAGCGACGGCTTCTCCGTCGTCCACGACGCCGCCGAGGAGTTCGACGTGAACGGCTGCGAAGTCGCCGCGTCCGTCGACCAGGAGACCTACCGCCCCGTCGTCGAGAGCGACCGAGAGCGCGCCGTCGACGCGGGCTACCAGTCGACGCCCACCATCGTCGTCAACGGCGAGACGGCGGCCGACCCCAGTTGGGAGACCGTGCGACGGACTATCGACGGACACCTGAAGTCCGCCTCGAAGTCGTAG
- a CDS encoding MFS transporter, giving the protein MDRQTERRRLALAVWTVLVSQVLLYPGLSDLVAAFGVESTTATRTLFLVAEYAAFVAFAGVWGAVSDSLGRRRPLIVAGALGGAVGYLVLAAVPSLGLPFAAVLAVRLVGGAATIGAFSLSMTALADLSSDNGQNMGAAGIAIGFGAALGSVAGGFLTDADPLYPLYGAALLLTVAAVLAATVPDRTPEGVRVRLGAALGRLRARPQLGVPYAFGFIDRMTAGFFALVGVAYFRETFGLDASLAGMALFAFFFPFALLQYPFGMLSDRVGRFVPVVAGSVCFGLSIVAVGLAPSLAVALAPSLAVAVGLMVLVGVFGALVSPATMALVTDVASPEERGAALGGFNVFGSLGFLAGFLVGGVASSTAGYLAAFVVVGLSEVAIALVAGRAVKRLSSGGFGSGFVESAGD; this is encoded by the coding sequence ATGGACAGACAGACCGAGCGCAGGCGACTCGCGCTCGCGGTCTGGACGGTGTTGGTGTCTCAGGTGCTCCTCTACCCCGGCCTCTCGGACCTCGTGGCGGCGTTCGGCGTCGAGAGCACCACCGCGACGCGGACGCTGTTTCTCGTCGCCGAGTACGCCGCCTTCGTCGCCTTCGCGGGCGTCTGGGGCGCGGTGAGCGACTCGCTCGGCCGCCGCCGCCCGCTCATCGTCGCCGGTGCCCTCGGCGGCGCCGTCGGCTACCTCGTCCTCGCGGCCGTCCCGTCGCTCGGCCTCCCGTTCGCCGCCGTCCTCGCCGTCCGCCTGGTCGGCGGCGCGGCGACCATCGGCGCGTTCTCGCTGTCGATGACGGCGCTGGCGGACCTCTCTTCGGACAACGGGCAGAACATGGGCGCGGCCGGCATCGCAATCGGCTTCGGCGCGGCGCTGGGGTCCGTCGCCGGCGGCTTCCTCACCGACGCCGACCCGCTGTATCCGCTGTACGGCGCCGCCCTCCTCCTGACCGTCGCCGCCGTCCTCGCCGCCACGGTTCCCGACCGGACGCCGGAGGGCGTCCGCGTCCGCCTCGGCGCCGCCCTCGGGCGTCTCCGCGCGCGGCCGCAACTCGGCGTCCCGTACGCCTTCGGCTTCATCGACCGGATGACGGCCGGCTTCTTCGCCCTCGTCGGCGTCGCCTACTTCCGCGAGACGTTCGGACTCGACGCCTCGCTCGCCGGAATGGCGCTGTTCGCCTTCTTCTTCCCGTTCGCCCTCCTCCAGTACCCGTTCGGCATGCTCTCGGACCGGGTGGGTCGGTTCGTTCCCGTCGTCGCCGGGTCCGTCTGCTTCGGTCTCTCCATCGTCGCCGTCGGCCTCGCGCCGTCGCTCGCCGTCGCCCTCGCGCCGTCGCTCGCCGTCGCCGTCGGTCTGATGGTGCTCGTCGGCGTCTTCGGCGCCCTCGTCTCCCCGGCGACGATGGCGCTGGTGACGGACGTCGCCTCGCCCGAGGAGCGAGGGGCGGCGCTGGGCGGGTTCAACGTGTTCGGGAGTCTCGGCTTCCTCGCGGGCTTTCTCGTCGGCGGCGTCGCCAGTTCCACCGCGGGCTACCTCGCCGCGTTCGTCGTCGTCGGCCTCTCGGAAGTCGCCATCGCCCTCGTCGCCGGACGGGCGGTCAAACGGCTCTCCTCGGGCGGGTTCGGGTCGGGATTCGTCGAGTCGGCGGGCGACTGA
- a CDS encoding DUF7344 domain-containing protein produces the protein MSEHPDSLRSSLIELSEATDLSFDAAFDVLSNARRRYVVDCLRGRDSAALAALADDVAARERRAEDDADPDAETVAVSLYHVHLPKLAEAGLVEYDSERRTAALREGVGRLAPVFGFAAD, from the coding sequence ATGTCCGAACATCCCGACTCTCTGCGTTCATCTCTGATCGAACTCTCCGAAGCGACCGACCTCTCTTTCGACGCCGCCTTCGACGTCCTCTCGAACGCCCGCCGCCGGTACGTCGTCGACTGCCTCCGCGGACGCGACTCGGCGGCGCTGGCCGCCCTCGCGGACGACGTCGCCGCGCGGGAACGCCGCGCCGAGGACGACGCGGACCCCGACGCCGAAACCGTCGCGGTGTCGCTCTACCACGTCCACCTCCCGAAGTTGGCCGAGGCCGGACTCGTCGAGTACGACTCCGAGCGGCGGACGGCGGCGCTGCGCGAGGGCGTCGGCCGCCTCGCGCCCGTCTTCGGGTTCGCGGCCGACTGA
- a CDS encoding RNA-binding protein, producing the protein MARVPFHYVDLRTFCYETEDEKRVEAALRNFLPPEFEVERAENAGHHGDRIVVLSARVERADEVRHVLSALSELSTFDRLLEELDQRVTDNCELFLRLDKQAAFGGDARLGDGITFRAKVEAYPAKKEAAVENAREALLQAAEMDADAE; encoded by the coding sequence ATGGCTCGCGTCCCCTTCCACTACGTCGACCTGCGGACCTTCTGCTACGAGACCGAAGACGAGAAGCGCGTCGAGGCGGCGCTCCGGAACTTCCTACCGCCCGAGTTCGAGGTCGAACGCGCCGAGAACGCCGGCCACCACGGCGACCGCATCGTCGTCCTCTCCGCGCGCGTCGAACGCGCCGACGAGGTCCGGCACGTCCTCTCGGCGCTCTCGGAACTGTCGACGTTCGACCGACTCCTCGAGGAGTTAGACCAGCGCGTGACCGACAACTGCGAACTCTTCCTCCGGTTGGACAAGCAGGCCGCGTTCGGAGGCGACGCCCGCCTCGGCGACGGCATCACCTTCCGCGCGAAAGTGGAGGCGTACCCCGCGAAGAAGGAGGCCGCTGTCGAGAACGCGCGGGAGGCGCTGTTGCAGGCCGCCGAGATGGACGCGGACGCCGAGTGA
- a CDS encoding cytochrome c biogenesis CcdA family protein, with amino-acid sequence MTVAPFAGTVAFAVSAGAATFLAPCAYPLLPGYVGYYVGREDADLRGAAVRGVAAAAGALSALGAVAALLFAVGTAAVSRLVFLEPLAGAALVLFGVLLFFDRAPTLHLRLPARRASVGGFALFGAVYALAAAGCVVPVFVGVLTQSLTLPASQAAVALLAYVLAAAAPLAAVTVLGALGSDAVGGLSERIGSVRRVAGAVMALAGLWQVAVSARFLGLV; translated from the coding sequence GTGACCGTCGCCCCCTTCGCCGGCACCGTCGCCTTCGCCGTCTCGGCGGGCGCGGCCACCTTCCTCGCCCCCTGCGCCTATCCGCTGCTTCCGGGCTACGTCGGCTACTACGTCGGCCGCGAGGACGCGGACCTGCGCGGCGCGGCCGTCCGCGGCGTCGCCGCCGCCGCCGGCGCCCTCTCGGCGCTCGGCGCCGTCGCCGCCCTCCTGTTCGCCGTCGGAACCGCCGCCGTCTCGCGACTCGTCTTCTTGGAACCGCTCGCCGGCGCCGCCCTCGTGCTCTTCGGCGTCCTCCTCTTCTTCGACCGCGCGCCGACGCTCCACCTCCGACTCCCGGCGCGGCGCGCCTCCGTCGGCGGCTTCGCCCTCTTCGGCGCCGTCTACGCCCTCGCGGCCGCCGGCTGCGTCGTTCCCGTCTTCGTCGGCGTCCTCACGCAGTCGCTGACGCTTCCGGCCTCGCAGGCCGCCGTCGCCCTCCTCGCGTACGTCCTCGCCGCGGCGGCGCCGCTGGCCGCGGTCACCGTCCTCGGCGCTCTCGGCAGCGACGCCGTCGGCGGCCTCTCGGAACGAATCGGGTCGGTGCGGCGCGTCGCCGGCGCGGTGATGGCGCTCGCCGGTCTCTGGCAGGTAGCCGTCTCGGCGCGCTTTCTCGGCCTCGTCTGA